One region of Clavibacter michiganensis subsp. tessellarius genomic DNA includes:
- a CDS encoding succinate dehydrogenase iron-sulfur subunit: MSTATLDAPPAGEASAIPTFTVTLIIRRFIPGQDAEPRWEDFDVEVYPTDRILDALHKIKWEQDGSLTFRRSCAHGVCGSDAMRINGRNRLACKTLIKDLDIDQPIYVEAIKGLPLEKDLVVDMEPFFESFRDVQPFLISNTKPEKGKERIQSAAERARFDDTTKCILCAACTSSCPVFWTDGQYFGPAAIVNAHRFIFDSRDESNVRLDILNDKEGVWRCRTTFNCSEACPRGIQVTQAIAEVKQAIMRGKA, from the coding sequence GTGAGCACCGCAACCCTGGACGCACCCCCCGCCGGAGAGGCCTCGGCCATCCCCACCTTCACGGTGACCCTCATCATCCGCCGCTTCATCCCCGGCCAGGACGCCGAGCCGAGGTGGGAGGACTTCGACGTCGAGGTGTACCCGACCGACCGCATCCTCGACGCGCTGCACAAGATCAAGTGGGAGCAGGACGGGTCGCTGACCTTCCGCCGCTCCTGCGCGCACGGCGTGTGCGGGTCCGACGCGATGCGCATCAACGGCCGCAACCGCCTGGCGTGCAAGACGCTGATCAAGGACCTCGACATCGACCAGCCCATCTACGTGGAGGCCATCAAGGGCCTGCCGCTGGAGAAGGACCTCGTCGTCGACATGGAGCCGTTCTTCGAGTCGTTCCGCGACGTGCAGCCCTTCCTCATCTCGAACACGAAGCCGGAGAAGGGCAAGGAGCGGATCCAGTCCGCCGCCGAGCGCGCCCGCTTCGACGACACCACGAAGTGCATCCTCTGCGCCGCGTGCACCTCGTCGTGCCCCGTGTTCTGGACGGACGGCCAGTACTTCGGCCCGGCCGCCATCGTCAACGCGCACCGCTTCATCTTCGACTCGCGCGACGAGTCGAACGTGCGCCTCGACATCCTCAACGACAAGGAGGGCGTGTGGCGCTGCCGCACGACCTTCAACTGCTCCGAGGCGTGCCCGCGCGGCATCCAGGTGACGCAGGCGATCGCCGAGGTCAAGCAGGCGATCATGCGCGGCAAGGCGTAG
- the sdhA gene encoding succinate dehydrogenase flavoprotein subunit: MTTETATPGSEPSASTIVDGVHYHQFDIVIVGAGGAGMRAAIEAGPQANTAVISKLYPTRSHTGAAQGGMAAALANVEEDSWEWHTFDTVKGGDYLVDQDAAEILAKEAIDAVIDLENMGLPFNRTPDGKIDQRRFGGHTADHGKSPVRRSCYAADRTGHMILQTLYQNCVKFGINFFNEFYVLDLVMAEVDGKEQPAGVVALELSTGEIHVFQSKAVIFATGGFGKIYKTTSNAHTLTGDGVGIIWRKGLPLEDMEFFQFHPTGLAGLGILLSEAARGEGAILRNSEGERFMERYAPTIKDLAPRDIVARCMATEIREGRGAGPNKDYVYLDITHLEPAVIDAKLPDITEFARTYLGVEPYTEPVPVLPTAHYAMGGIPTNIKAEVLSDNTTVVPGLYAAGECACVSVHGSNRLGTNSLLDINVFGKRAGNYAAEYVKTVDFTPLPADAADFVKGLVEGARNSNGTERISTLRRELQESMDRNAQVFRTEDTLIEVTKVIADLRERYTNIQVQDKGQRFNTDLLEAIELGFLLDLAEVVVYSAMYRKESRGGHFREDFPKRDDENYMVHTMAYLTGDAHSTDAGDHIKLSTKPVVITNYQPMERKY, encoded by the coding sequence GTGACCACTGAGACCGCGACCCCCGGTTCCGAGCCCTCCGCGAGCACCATCGTGGACGGCGTCCACTACCACCAGTTCGACATCGTGATCGTGGGTGCGGGCGGCGCCGGCATGCGCGCGGCGATCGAGGCGGGACCGCAGGCGAACACGGCCGTCATCTCGAAGCTCTACCCCACCCGCTCCCACACGGGCGCGGCGCAGGGCGGCATGGCCGCGGCGCTCGCGAACGTCGAGGAGGACAGCTGGGAGTGGCACACCTTCGACACCGTCAAGGGCGGCGACTACCTCGTCGACCAGGACGCGGCGGAGATCCTCGCCAAGGAGGCCATCGACGCGGTCATCGACCTCGAGAACATGGGCCTCCCCTTCAACCGCACGCCCGACGGCAAGATCGACCAGCGGCGGTTCGGCGGGCACACGGCCGACCACGGCAAGAGCCCCGTCCGCCGGTCCTGCTACGCGGCCGACCGCACGGGCCACATGATCCTGCAGACGCTGTACCAGAACTGCGTCAAGTTCGGCATCAACTTCTTCAACGAGTTCTACGTCCTCGACCTCGTCATGGCCGAGGTCGACGGCAAGGAGCAGCCCGCGGGCGTCGTGGCCCTCGAGCTGTCGACCGGCGAGATCCACGTCTTCCAGTCGAAGGCCGTCATCTTCGCCACGGGCGGCTTCGGCAAGATCTACAAGACGACCTCGAACGCGCACACGCTCACGGGCGACGGCGTCGGGATCATCTGGCGCAAGGGCCTGCCGCTCGAGGACATGGAGTTCTTCCAGTTCCACCCGACCGGGCTCGCCGGCCTCGGCATCCTCCTCTCGGAGGCCGCCCGCGGCGAGGGCGCGATCCTCCGCAACAGCGAGGGCGAGCGCTTCATGGAGCGGTACGCCCCCACCATCAAGGACCTCGCTCCCCGCGACATCGTCGCGCGCTGCATGGCGACCGAGATCCGCGAGGGCCGCGGCGCCGGCCCGAACAAGGACTACGTCTACCTCGACATCACGCACCTCGAGCCCGCCGTCATCGACGCCAAGCTCCCGGACATCACGGAGTTCGCGCGCACGTACCTCGGCGTCGAGCCCTACACGGAGCCCGTGCCCGTGCTCCCCACCGCGCACTACGCGATGGGCGGCATCCCCACGAACATCAAGGCCGAGGTCCTCTCGGACAACACGACCGTGGTGCCCGGCCTCTACGCGGCCGGCGAGTGCGCGTGCGTGTCCGTCCACGGATCCAACCGCCTCGGCACCAACTCGCTCCTCGACATCAACGTGTTCGGCAAGCGCGCGGGCAACTACGCGGCCGAGTACGTGAAGACGGTCGACTTCACGCCGCTGCCCGCCGACGCGGCCGACTTCGTGAAGGGCCTCGTCGAGGGCGCGCGGAACTCCAACGGCACCGAGCGGATCTCGACCCTGCGCCGCGAGCTGCAGGAGTCGATGGACCGCAACGCCCAGGTGTTCCGCACCGAGGACACGCTGATCGAGGTCACCAAGGTGATCGCCGACCTGCGCGAGCGGTACACGAACATCCAGGTGCAGGACAAGGGCCAGCGCTTCAACACCGACCTGCTCGAGGCCATCGAGCTCGGCTTCCTGCTCGACCTGGCGGAGGTCGTCGTGTACTCGGCGATGTACCGCAAGGAGAGCCGCGGCGGCCACTTCCGCGAGGACTTCCCCAAGCGGGACGACGAGAACTACATGGTCCACACCATGGCGTACCTCACCGGCGACGCGCACAGCACCGACGCCGGCGACCACATCAAGCTGAGCACCAAGCCCGTGGTCATCACGAACTACCAGCCGATGGAGCGGAAGTACTGA
- a CDS encoding succinate dehydrogenase hydrophobic membrane anchor subunit: protein MSDIAQQVSIERPRQPRPRPQGGINWEKWGWMYMRASGVVLVVLIFGHLYVNLINGEGIKAIDFAFVGGKLSDPFWKVWDIALLWLAVIHGANGMRTLVNDYAASPRTRTILKGALVASTVVLIVLGTLVVFTFDPCPAGQPADLLPSFCGDI, encoded by the coding sequence ATGAGCGACATCGCACAGCAGGTGAGCATCGAGCGTCCCCGCCAGCCGCGTCCGCGCCCCCAGGGCGGGATCAACTGGGAGAAGTGGGGCTGGATGTACATGCGCGCATCGGGCGTCGTGCTCGTCGTGCTCATCTTCGGCCACCTCTACGTCAACCTCATCAACGGCGAGGGCATCAAGGCCATCGACTTCGCCTTCGTCGGCGGCAAGCTCTCCGACCCGTTCTGGAAGGTGTGGGACATCGCGCTGCTCTGGCTCGCGGTCATCCACGGCGCCAACGGCATGCGCACGCTCGTGAACGACTACGCCGCGTCGCCCCGCACCCGGACGATCCTCAAGGGCGCCCTCGTCGCGTCCACGGTGGTCCTCATCGTGCTCGGCACGCTCGTGGTCTTCACGTTCGACCCGTGCCCCGCCGGCCAGCCCGCGGACCTCCTGCCCTCCTTCTGCGGCGACATCTGA